The Candidatus Bathyarchaeota archaeon sequence TCCTCGGATACGGGTTTTAGAAACGTGGAAAGCCATTCAAGGAACATTGGAAAAGGGAGAGATTGAAAGCGGATCCCAGGGAACATTACACTCCATCTATTTACCTCTTCAAGGGTGACGACGAAAGAGAGATTGATCCCCACGATGGCGACGATGATCGTGACTATAAATCCCATGAGGGGACCGCTGAAGCCCAGGTCGAAAAGGGCGTCCCTGTTGGTGAGGGGTCCCTTCTGGGTGATGACTGCACCGAGTGTGCCCCCCATGCCCGGTGGGGCTGGAATAAAGTATGGCATGGATGCATCGACGCCTATTAGGATCATGGCTATCTTGTGGCCTAGTTCGTGGAGCCCGAAGATTGCGATAATGGCAACTGTAAACATAAGGGCGTTCATGTAAACTGGAGTGTCAGGCATCAAGATCTGGTTTAGCACGGGGTTGTTGCTCCTCAAGTATCCGTCGAGGAAAACTGTGGCGGTGGTAGCAAGGAATAGAAAAATGCTATTCCTATAGCTTTGAGGGCCCCTTTCACTGATTCTCTTGAGCTCTAACTTGAATCGATCCATATCTTTGGAGAGCCAAGGTAGGTATCCGTGGGGACGGATTCCCTCGACAAGAGCCTTAAACTGGGGCTTCATGGAGTTCTGGGGGCCTATTGGGGTGATAATATAGGTGGGGGTGCCCAGATAGAAGTAGCTGTCGTGAACGTTGAAGCGTCCCTCGATGGCTTTCTCAATCTCAGGTTCGGAGATCCGATATGCGGTCAAACCCCTTGTAGCATCTCCCATTCGTTAGTAATGGCTTACTAATATTCTAGATGGGAAGCTAAAAAACCTACTTAATCCCGTCTCTTTAGGCACAGTCTTTAAATCTCCTTGGTCGCGACCATAAGAAAGTCTGAATTGGAGAGTGACAACTTCATGCTCCGGGGATTTAGGCCCAACGACCTGAACAGGGTAATGGACATCAACGTAGAGTGTCTCCCAGAGAATTACAGCAAGTTCTTTTACAGGGATCTCTACAGACGTTTCCCTGAAACTTTTATCGTGGCAGAGGCCGATGGTCAGATCCAGGGATATATCATGTGTCGTATTGAGAGGGGACTATCCAAGTTTAAGAGTCTGAGGCCTGCCCGTCTCTGCCACGTGGTCTCTATTGCCGTGAGGGAGCCCTACAGGCGTCAGGGGATCGCTAAGGGAATTATGCTGGTGGCCATGGAAAAAGGCCAAGAGACATATGAGGCTTCAGAATGCTATCTTGAGGTCAGGATCTCGAACGGGCCAGCACTGGTGCTATATGAAAAGCTCGGATTTACGAAAATAAAGCGGAATTACAGTTACTACATGAACGGTGAGGATGCGTGGATGATGGCTATCCGTATCCAAATACCTGCCTAGTCCAACAAACGATAAATGTTATAGTAGACGGTTAAGGCTAAGCCACTGAAGCAGGCGTTTATAGATAGAGTCGAGGTTATCATGTGGGTTCTCTTTCTAGAGCCGATGATCATGTTTTATCATTTCACTAGTTCACGGTAAAGTTGTTCCTGGAGCGTCAGGACGTCTACATCCTGATGTATGAACCTGAAGAGTAAAATAAAAATGGGAAATAATTCAAACAGCACAGCAGGGGACTCTGGTGACTTTTGGGTCTGTGGCATTTGGCGATAGGTATTTAGCCATCCGTTGGTGAAGGGATTGCATATTATGGGGGATACTGGTCTCATCCCGTGGACCGAGGTACGCTCTTGGTCCTGTGTGGCCTGCGGCAACTGCTGTAATGGATATAAGGTGCCCTTGAAAACCGAGGAGTACGCGAAGGTAGCGCAGACCTATGGAACAGGGGTGCTGGAGTTCGGGGTGGGGAGGGTGTTCCTTCGGAATGGGCGGGGAAATCGGTGTGTCTTCCAGAGGCCTACGGTAGGGCGTTGGATATGTAGTCTCCAGGGGATGAAACCTATGGCGTGCAAACTGTTCCCGTTCAGGATCCATTCCAAACCCGTGTACAAGCGGGGAGACACTAGTGCGTATCGATATCGGGGGAAGACCTTCCACGTTTACATGGATTCTGCATGCAATGGGATCCAGATCGGGAGCCCAACGCCCCGGTTCAGAAGGGAAGTTCTGCCTGAGATAGTACGGATCGGGATGGGGGAACGAATGAAACAAAAGTTTACGACGTCAAAATATATCTCGTGGACGCCTCCCTGATGTAAAATTCCGGTCAATTTTTACGTGTTTTTTTCTCCCAGTTCTTTCTCTGCTTTGGATGATCGGTGAAAAATTGTTCTATGATCTTTTCGACTCGACGTTGGGCTTTAGTTAATGCTTCTCTCTGGTCAATGGTGGTGAGTTTCTTTTCATGTTTCAGTATTTTACCGTCGACGATGACCGTGGAGATGTCGTCGCTGGTGGCATAGAGGGCAACGCTGGTTAGGGGATCCATGGTGGGTGTAAGAAAAGGGTTAAGCATATCGAAAAGGATGATATCTGCCTTCTTTCCGGGTTCTATTGATCCTACTTTGTCGGCAATGCCCAGGGTTTCAGCTCCGCCCCGGGTTGCAAGTTCTAGGAGACGGTGGGGGCTGGGGCGGGATGTAAAAGTGTTAGTTGCAAGCATCCCCTCGGAGCCCCCAGCGAGGCGAGCTCTGGTTCTTTGGCCTCTAAGGTTTTGTCTGAGGAGCTGTAGCATGTCATGAAAATAGTCATCGGTGCCTAGGCCTACGGGTATACCGAGGTCTAGCCATTGAAGGAGGGGATTGGTGACGGCTCTACAGTGGAGGATGCCCATGCCCGACTGGGTTATGAGTTTGATGTCGTTTCCTGTGGAGTAAGTGCAGTGTGCACCTGTGAGCCTATCGTTTAGAACACCGAGGGTCTGTAGGTGTTGGATGGGGGTCTTGCCGTAGAGTCTCCTCACTTGGGTGACTTCCCTCCAGCTCTGGTTGAGGTGTGTGGTCATCATGAGGTCGTGAGTCTCCGCCAAGTCCTTGCACTTGAGGTAGGTCTCGGGGAGGGCGAGGTCCGCAGCCTTTGGTGCGACGATGGTGGTGATCCGACCTCTAGCTTCTCCTTCCCATCTCCTGTGGAGGTCGACGGCTCGTTTGAAGGCGGCCTCTCCCTTACCGGGGAGGTACTGGTAGGTTCCGTCCATGAGTTTAACGAGATCGACCTCCTCGATATCAGCGCCGAGGATGGTCCTGAATCCGGCTTCTTTGACGTTTTTGGCGAATCCGTTTGGATAGGTATAGACAACCATAGCGGTAGTGCATCCGGCGTGTATGAACTCGGCACAGGAGGAGGGTCCTAGCCATTCCATGTCCTCGGGTCGACGGTAGCCCTCTAGAGGGAGGTTTACCTCGTAAAAGTTGCCTATGAGCTCGTAGATTCCACGGAAATACTGTTGGAGGTGGCTGTGAGCGTTGACGAATCCGGGGAGAGCGACCATATGGCGGGCATCGATGATATGCTCGGGGGCACGGGGGGAATTAACAGTGGGTCCTAAATCAGTGATCACGTCTGCCTCGAGGAGAATGCTTCCCTCCCTGTAGATTGTCCCGTCTCCGTCCATAGTGGCGATGAAAGCGTTCTTGATTAGGGTCTCTTCCATGAAGGATACCTATTACGGAGCATACTGGGTGGATGTTGGTTTTAATAGGTGGTGCATAAACTGGAATGGTTTTATCCGTGATTTTTTTTGGCTGAAATGATCTGGTTTTGGTTTCCAAAGAAAACCTAGGTAGAACCAGTGACTGATCTTGAGTCATAGGAAATTTTTTTCAATGGAATAAATCTTGAAGGTCCCTCTTTTTCGCGTTTTCAATAGCACGCGAGTCTATAGAGAAAAGGAGTTTCCGCGAAGGTGAGATTCACTGAGCCGGGGAGTTTGGAGTATAACGTATTGTAGAGCTCTTCTTCAGCAAACGCTAGCCCTGCGCTTGGAAATTAAAAGTGTGTTTTCTGGGATCTAGCGTTAGTCCTTGAATGAGTTGACATGCCCGGCAAAGGTGGTCTGAGCTAGGTTCACCACAGGTGGAGCAATTGGTAAGGGGTTTTCTGGTCTGGAAGTTAGGGGAGATCTTGAGTGCTGTGCGATAAATGGTATGTTTGGTTCCGGGACGTTTGTATTCTAAACGGTTGAGGATGTCCCGAGCATCGTTACGCATAGACTCGTCTGCGTAAGGGCAAGGGATGGCCTGGAACGGGATTCCCGTGAGGTAGGCGTATAGGGTGGACTCTTTCTCTGGGATTTCGGCAAAAGGTTTGATGCGGCGAACAAATCCGGGGAGGTTATGGCCCCCGGGGTCGATCTGGGAGAGGCGGTTAGTATCCCCGCGGAGGATATTAAGGAGGGCGGTCTGGGCCATGTCATCTAGATTATGCGCGGTGGCGAGGCGATCTGAGTCAATATCCTGGGCAGCGGTATTGAGGGCGCGTCTGCGGAGGACCCCGCAGTAGGTGCATGCGTTAAACTCTTTTTGGATCGCAGAGATCTCGTCCATGGAGTAGCCAAACAGTTTTTTGAAGCTGGTAAGGTGGTGTTCAACTCCAAGTCGTTTGGTGGCCTGGGTGGCGAGCCGGAGGGCCTCGTCCCTGTAGCCCCCAACGCCTTCATCAATGCTGATTGCTATTAGTGTGGAACGGGGGTGAGCCTGCTGGAGAGTGTGGAGTATCTCGAGGAGAGCGATGCTGTCCTTGCCACCGGAGAGGCCGAGGGTGATTCTGGAGTCGTATTCCAGCATGTCGTGACGGGCAATTGTATGCCGGACCTTCTCCTTGATAGTGACGGTGAAGCATAGTCGGCAGAGACGCTCTCCGCTGTAGGGACGGTGGTAGATACTGGGGTTTGCACGGCATCTAGTGCAGGGCTGGGTCATCCGGTGGTCTTTCTAATGTGCAGGATATAAATCCTGTGCGGGTTAACCCCCGTGGGTGACAGAGAGGAGGACTAGGGTGTCGTTGTGGTAGAGAGGGGTTTCAAGGCCCTGGAGATTACCTATCTCGATGCCATTGAGAAGGATGAGGGTTGCTAGTGGAGTCTCAGTAACAGGATCGAGAAGGACATCTTTCAGGGGCTGACCGTGGATGTCGATGAGAGTACGGATTGCCTCGTATACATC is a genomic window containing:
- a CDS encoding N-acetyltransferase, encoding MESDNFMLRGFRPNDLNRVMDINVECLPENYSKFFYRDLYRRFPETFIVAEADGQIQGYIMCRIERGLSKFKSLRPARLCHVVSIAVREPYRRQGIAKGIMLVAMEKGQETYEASECYLEVRISNGPALVLYEKLGFTKIKRNYSYYMNGEDAWMMAIRIQIPA
- a CDS encoding amidohydrolase family protein, which produces MEETLIKNAFIATMDGDGTIYREGSILLEADVITDLGPTVNSPRAPEHIIDARHMVALPGFVNAHSHLQQYFRGIYELIGNFYEVNLPLEGYRRPEDMEWLGPSSCAEFIHAGCTTAMVVYTYPNGFAKNVKEAGFRTILGADIEEVDLVKLMDGTYQYLPGKGEAAFKRAVDLHRRWEGEARGRITTIVAPKAADLALPETYLKCKDLAETHDLMMTTHLNQSWREVTQVRRLYGKTPIQHLQTLGVLNDRLTGAHCTYSTGNDIKLITQSGMGILHCRAVTNPLLQWLDLGIPVGLGTDDYFHDMLQLLRQNLRGQRTRARLAGGSEGMLATNTFTSRPSPHRLLELATRGGAETLGIADKVGSIEPGKKADIILFDMLNPFLTPTMDPLTSVALYATSDDISTVIVDGKILKHEKKLTTIDQREALTKAQRRVEKIIEQFFTDHPKQRKNWEKKTRKN
- a CDS encoding YkgJ family cysteine cluster protein, translating into MGDTGLIPWTEVRSWSCVACGNCCNGYKVPLKTEEYAKVAQTYGTGVLEFGVGRVFLRNGRGNRCVFQRPTVGRWICSLQGMKPMACKLFPFRIHSKPVYKRGDTSAYRYRGKTFHVYMDSACNGIQIGSPTPRFRREVLPEIVRIGMGERMKQKFTTSKYISWTPP
- a CDS encoding site-2 protease family protein, whose amino-acid sequence is MTAYRISEPEIEKAIEGRFNVHDSYFYLGTPTYIITPIGPQNSMKPQFKALVEGIRPHGYLPWLSKDMDRFKLELKRISERGPQSYRNSIFLFLATTATVFLDGYLRSNNPVLNQILMPDTPVYMNALMFTVAIIAIFGLHELGHKIAMILIGVDASMPYFIPAPPGMGGTLGAVITQKGPLTNRDALFDLGFSGPLMGFIVTIIVAIVGINLSFVVTLEEVNRWSVMFPGIRFQSLPFPMFLEWLSTFLKPVSEDMTIILHPVGFAAWVGSLVTFINLIPSWQLDGGHISRALLGKSNHKKMSIAGVFILILSGFLVMAVMVTFFMKYTGNRGNSPLDDISPLSNSRKLLVFFYLGMMITTLVVLAPL
- a CDS encoding TIGR00269 family protein; translation: MTQPCTRCRANPSIYHRPYSGERLCRLCFTVTIKEKVRHTIARHDMLEYDSRITLGLSGGKDSIALLEILHTLQQAHPRSTLIAISIDEGVGGYRDEALRLATQATKRLGVEHHLTSFKKLFGYSMDEISAIQKEFNACTYCGVLRRRALNTAAQDIDSDRLATAHNLDDMAQTALLNILRGDTNRLSQIDPGGHNLPGFVRRIKPFAEIPEKESTLYAYLTGIPFQAIPCPYADESMRNDARDILNRLEYKRPGTKHTIYRTALKISPNFQTRKPLTNCSTCGEPSSDHLCRACQLIQGLTLDPRKHTFNFQAQG